A single Oncorhynchus nerka isolate Pitt River linkage group LG10, Oner_Uvic_2.0, whole genome shotgun sequence DNA region contains:
- the LOC115135437 gene encoding uncharacterized protein LOC115135437, with translation MGDPIAFSVLNKRLRPQFTAMERLCYSLDTLEDGPQRPGTVRGSSTTRSTILRDVSQTQDDSSSTTTKPEQEDVVTEGLISLAEEGDIGPEPLAMSMIKDCSMLFLTVEDAGPDGSGELAVVRDSLTVASDGPDGLTVVIEGDGDSSDAVSEDRSTSRRSYIDGMLPDLIRSGRPLNRRRTLGPVSDTLKEVRREVELSRRRSLKLKAQVDKLQENREGPGWSQHRAKVTEEVHSILRLLLPLTESSPVEPSGQENSLDTALVLLQNVARKLALNHTAQDSKSGGRRENDVDGSAVLQQALQDRDDALEKKKAMEAELLRSKTEMMLLNNQLLEAVQKRLELALEVEDWKDDVQMILQQQLRSQQKQAAEQAQRKPSRLGLLRRTNRPPLQRPASTPLTYTTGQVPVSTRVPSPSPTPQCTPVTWRDRLKRGKVGRHSGQDAEQASRSSSGSRLEEGFHTIDL, from the exons ATGGGAGATCCAATAGCTTTCTCCGTCCTAAACAAGAGACTGAGACCACAGTTCACTGCCATGGAACGCCTCTGCTACTCCCTGGACACACTGGAAGATGGACCACAGCGGCCTGGCACGGTCAGGGGTAGTTCAACCACACGGTCTACAATACTGAGGGATGTATCACAAACACAGGACGATTCAAGCTCGACCACTACCAAACCAGAGCAGGAGGATGTGGTAACAGAAGGGTTGATTTCCCTGGCTGAAGAGGGGGACATCGGTCCTGAACCGTTGGCCATGTCTATGATCAAGGATTGTTCCATGCTGTTCCTGACAGTAGAAGATGCTGGTCCTGATGGGTCTGGTGAGCTGGCCGTGGTCAGGGACAGTTTGACCGTAGCGAGTGACGGTCCAGATGGTTTGACCGTGGTCAttgagggagacggagacagttCTGATGCGGTCAGTGAAGATAGGAGCACGTCCAGACGGAGCTACATAGATGGAATGTTACCCGACCTCATCAGGAGTGGACGACCGCTCAACCGACGCAGGACACTAGGGCCAGTCTCAGacacg TTGAAGGAGGTGCGTCGGGAGGTGGAGCTATCTCGGAGGCGCAGTCTGAAGCTGAAGGCTCAGGTGGATAAACtacaggagaacagagagggaccaGGATGGAGTCAACACAGAGCGAAG GTTACAGAGGAGGTTCACTCCATTCTGAGGTTGTTGCTTCCTTTGACAGAGTCCAGCCCAGTAGAACCCTCTGGTCAGGAGAACAGTCTGGATACAGCACTGGTTCTGCTGCAGAACGTGGCACGCAAACTAGCATTGAACCACACAGCACAG GATTCCAAGTCCGGGGGTCGtagagaaaatgatgtggatggCAGTGCTGTTCTACAACAGGCACTACAGGACAGAGACGATGCCTTGGAGAA GAAGAAGGCCATGGAGGCGGAGCTTCTTCGCAGTAAGACAGAGATGATGTTACTTAACAACCAGCTGCTGGAGGCCGTGCAGAAAAGACTGGAGCTCGCTTTGGAAGTAGAGGACTGGAAG GACGATGTCCAGATGATCCTCCAGCAACAGCTCCGGAGCCAGCAAAAACAGGCAGCAGAACAAGCCCAGAGGAAGCCGTCCCGTCTGGGGCTGCTGAGGAGGACCAACAGACCCCCCCTCCAGAGGCCAGCCTCTACCCCCTTGACCTACACCACTGGACAGGTTCCCGTTAGTACCCGCGTCCCTTCCCCGTCTCCCACCCCCCAATGTACCCCTGTCACCTGGAGGGACAGGCTGAAAAGGGGGAAGGTGGGTCGTCATAGTGGCCAGGATGCAGAGCAGGCATCGCGGTCGTCGAGCGGCAGCAGACTGGAGGAGGGGTTTCATACCATAGACTTATAA